In Candidatus Eisenbacteria bacterium, the DNA window CCAGGCATGAAGCCCAACACGGGTAACCTCTCAGTCTCAAGCACAAAACTGATCATCTGAGAACCAACAGAGAACAGCTCGTTTCTATCCTTGCATAAGACGATTTGCGGTTTCCTTAGTTTCGGGTATCGATAGGTACCCCTAAAGACTTCTGTAATTAGTCGCAGAACATCGGCCCTGACAAAACCAGAAAGCTCTTTTTCGTTGGAGAAAGTTTTTCTGAAGTAGCCATCGTAGAATGCTTCCAAGTGTTTCACAAAAGTGACGGCGTCTTTGTCTCGCTTTGCAACCTTTTTAACGTATACCAGAACAGGCTTGTTCAGCTGAAGCGCCTTCTTGAACTCACCGTGGGTGACTGAGGTTTTCCCATCATAAACTTCCGAGTCCTCATGCTTATCTGGTATTGATCCATACCGTTCACCTACCATCAGGACGTAGATGTCGGAAGACTCAAGTTCGGATAAGCACTTCGTGCATGAAGCAGCCCAATCAGCACCGTCGTGCTCAGAAAGGTATGCATCGAACGAATACTGTTTCAAGGCTTTCTTAAGAGCGTTTCGTTCCATCTTCAGGTCATTGACGGTTGAACTGACAAAGATTTTCATCTCGATCCTCCCCATTGTACATTCTTCACTACGCCATCTATGTACTTCTTGTAACGTCCCGGTTCAGCGGCCGGGCCGCGGACCGTCCGCTCCAACCGGTTGTTATGCTGCGCTGTTCGCATACTCGGCCTTGTAAGTCTCAGCGAGAGCCGCATGCAGCTCCTGCATCCCTTCAATCCTCGGGCGGTCGGCCAGCGGCTCGGGATCAAAGCCCAGGCAAATCTCGATGTCCTTCTGCGAGAGGTAGTTGCCGTGGATCAGCACTTCGCGGATCTGGTTGGCGGCATCGGGATACTCGCGTTCTTCGGCGTCGCGACTCTGGACCAGGAACTCGCGGTAGCATTGCTCGATGACCGGCTTCGAGTGAGTCTGAATCTCGGCCACCACCCGTAGGATCTCGGTGATCTTGATGTCGAGCGCCGCCTCTGTGCTGTAGAAGATGTTGCCGTTGGGGTGGGCGGACTGGTTGCGGTGGTCCACCAGTTTGGCGCAGGTGCCGATCTTGCTGTTGTCGCAGGCGATGAGCTTGAGGAAGCGCAGGATGCTGCGTTCGTTCACGGTGCTGAACACGAAGGGCGATGTCGCGTCGAGGAGGCTTTTCTCAATGTTCTTGCCGAAGCCGATGAGGCCCATCGCGAAGTCCTTCGGCTCCGTCTGCTTGATCTGCCAGATGTTGAAATAGACGAAGCTCATCGTGAGCATGTGGTAGGCGATGAAGGCGAACTGGTATTTGCCGTGCGTGTAGTTCGTCTCGAAGACGTCCCATAGGAACTCGATGTATTCCTGCTCCTTCGGGGTCTTGAAAGAGAGCGGCAGGTAGTTGGCGAGTTCGGCGGTTTCGTCCATGACTCACGCCTTAGTCGGATCTAGTTCAATGGCCCAAAGGCGTTGAAAGTCGGGACCGTGTGACTTCGGCTTGGTGGCGGGCTCATGAATCTGGATAGTGAGCGGAATCGGAAAGTCGGTGCCGATGATGGCGGCTTCGCCCGGGCGCAGGTTGGGCAGGAATGCTGATGCTGCGCGATCGATCTCACCGCAGGCACGCTCCACCACTTCGCGATCACGGTCGTTCGTCAGCCGGTGAACGATCAGGGTGCCCATCTGGCTCAAAACGCCCTCTGTGATATCGCGGGGGCGTTGGCTGGCCAAACAGATACTCAGGCCATACTTGCGGCCCTCCTTGGCGATCAACTCGAAAGCATCGAGCTTGGCGGCATAGTCCTCCGCACCGATTTGGCGACCGAGAAAGTTGTGAGCCTCGTCCACAAAGACAACGGTCGGCCGTCGCTGAAACGCGCCGCCACGTGCCTGGGTCAAGAGATGCCGGCCGATGACATTGGCGATGATTTCGCGCGCGTGAAACTCGTAGGCGATGCCGCTCAGGCAGATTCGCAACAGCTTGTCGCTCCCGCTGATGAAGGTATCGATCTTGGCCGTCAACGAGGGTTCGGTGTTAGCTTGGAAGACGCATTGAAAGGCGGGGGAAGTCAGGACGCCGTTGATGCGCGCAAAGAGTGAGAGGCAGTTCGCGTAACTTCCCTCGTCAGGCCCGCCCCATCTCGTCGGATCGGGCGCTCGATATGTGCCGCCGTTCGGCCATACGCATTCTTGTTCGATCTGCTGCACCAGATGAGACACATTAAATGGCTGTCGTGGATTGTCCAGCAGGGACGAAGTAGCAGGATCCAACTCAGCATCGGTTAATGGTTGCTTGGGCTGGCCATGTTTCCGGATAAATCCGTTTGTAGCAAGTTTGGGCTGTATCCCCGCCAACCGCAAACTTCTCATCGCCGCACGCATCTTCGGTCCTTGCACCTTGCCCGCGGGCTCGAAGAGTGCCACGAAGTCTGACTCAAGAAAGCTCGTTGGGGGTAAAGAACATGAGACCGACCTGGTCTCCTTCTCCACCAGCTCGTCCAGATGGCAATGCAAGACTCCGTCGCCGGTGAAGTCCCGATACTCACCGGTGGCATCGATCAGGATCAGCTTCGCCTTGTATCGGATGCATTCCTCGATGATCCGCGCCGTCGTCCAACTCTTGCCGCCTCCTGTTGCACCGAGGATCGCGCAATGGCGTCCAAATAGGCGCTCCGGCTTCACGGAAACAAGGCTGTCCTGCGCCACATCGATAGCGCCGAGATTCAAGACGACGGGCTCGCGGTCATCCTCCGTATGCTCCATCAGGCGCGGTAGCAGTGCGATGAACCTATGCGGCGCGGCGTAGATGCGATCCCCGAGACGCGGGTAGGTATCGACGCCTGCGGTTACCAGCAGGTCGTCCATGGAAACGCAGCCCAGGAGCTGAATCTGTCCGAGCGCGTCCAAGTCGCTGTTGCCGACGAAGTCGCGCCTGATGGAGCGGCGCTCCGGTTCGCGCAGGTGGATCTCAGCAATACGGCCCAGAAGAAGGCTCTGCTGGCCTTCGATCAAGACGAATTCGCCGACCTCTCCGCGGCCATAGCGGCCACCTGCGAAATGGGAACCACTCGGCTGACCGGCCTCGCTGAGATTGACGCCGACCGTTCGGGCGGTGACCGAGGACGTCACACCCAGGAAGAGCTCCGGGCGCAGCAGTCCTTTGGGAAAAGCCTCATCAATGTTCAACTTGCTCATAGCTCCCTCGTCACGCCCTTGATAGCCTTCATGAGGGTATCCGCTGGCGTCAGTGATTTCAGGTCAGGGACCATCTGGGCAAAGTCACCGAACGACGCTTTGATGAACCACACATCTTCGCCGCGGCCGCCAAGCTCGGCAAAAGTTTTCCAGAATCGACTGTCCGCTGCTTCCTTGACTCTCGTGTGCGCCTCCTTATCAACAATGATCAAGCGCAGATGTGGGTTGGACTGCGCCGCAGCCAGCAGCGGCTCGGCCAGATGATCGTCATTGAAGCCAAAGCCGACGGCCAGCAGGCACGTATTCGGTTCGCGGATGGCGGCAAGATACTGCGCCATCGATTCGAGATGGGGTTGCACGAAGCTCTGCTGATACTTCCCCCTTGCGGGGTAGATCAAGCAGGCTTCGGCAGGCGTCGGCTTGTCTTTCTCGTAGATCGTTCCTTCCTCACCCCTCGCCCAGTTCACTGATCCGTGGAGCTTGTAGAGTAGGAACACGCCCTCGAGGTAATGCCCAAGGTCGTCACCGCTGCGCGGCCGCCGAATGATGTCGTAGCCGAAGAAGCGCGGGTCGTAACGGCGAGGAGCGGTGAAGGAGAATCCGTCCAGTGCCACTCCACCCAACTCGGCGGCGGCCCGTTCAAAACAAAGGTCATAGTTCGTGGTAAAAACCTGCAAGCGTTGATCCCGAACGCGGCGGCGAGAGAGCCGGTGAAGGAAGACCTTGTAAGCACCAAGCTTATCGGCGTCGAGAAACGCCGAGCACTTGTCGAGAATCACTTGCTTGCTTGAGCTCAGAAACTCGCTGACGTCTTCGTTGTCCTCTACTTGCAAGAAGGCTTCGACCCTGGAAAGAAACGCTTCGATATTCTGATCCTTGAGGTCGTGGTTGACCTTTCCCGCCGTCTCTGTGGCGCAAACCGTCGGTTCGGCGCCGACGGCGCCATTCCACAAGTCCTGCATCGATGGTCCACCCGCAGATCGCGAACATCCGGAACCGGCGAGGATTACAAGGTGCTGCATCTGCAAGGACGCGAGCAGTACGTTCTTCAGTTCGTCCTTGGCCGTCCGGGCCTTCTCTTGCTGCTCCTTGTCGTCTGCGATCTCAGCCACCAGCTCGCGCCAGTCGCTCGCGCCTGGTGCACGAAAAGAAGACGCTGCTGCCTTTGGTTCAGGTGTGGTCATTTCGGTGTGCCTCCTGTTTCTTCGCCCCAGATGCGGGAGAGGGTGGCCTGGATCTTGTGCTCGAAGCGGGCGATCAGTTCGCGGGCGCCGTTGATGACTTTCTGGTAGCCCGCGATCTCCGCCACGATCTCCTTCTGCACCTCCAGCGGCGGCAGGGGGATTTGGTAATTACCGACCCACTTGGAACTGAGATTCGCTTGTGCCACGCCACTTGATCCAGCGATCGCGTCGGCCTCGAACGTCTCCGTGTTCAGGATCGCGAAAAGGTATTCCGGAAGACAGGACGCACCACTAATTGGCTCAACATGGGCGACCCGCTGATTCAGAACAGCGGGCTCGTGCTCATGTTTCAATCGGCCGACCCGTCCGACGTTCCCTGTGAGTGACATCAAGATGTCTCCGGCTTTCAGCGTGTAGTCGGCGAACTCCATCCGTCGTTCTAGTGCCATGAACTTCGGATCGTCATCTATGACTTCTCCTTTCTGCACATTCTTGATCCGCATCACGCGAAGACCTTTGTCCACATACTCCTCGCTCTTGAAGGCGAAGCCATTTTTCACCCGTGCAACTTCTGAGAGCGGGACGAAGGGGTAACTTGAAGTGGCAACAGCCCCCTCCCGATACCGCTCGCCGCTGAGGTTGTAGTCGCCATTCGCGGCGATCTTTTCTTTCGGCACAATCTGGGCGGTGGACGGGAGGGAGAGGATGGACTCGGTGGACGCTTTGGAGCGGAGGGCTTGGAGATAGGCGGCGAGTTCGGCCTGCACTTGCGGGAGGTCGTTCTTCTCGATAGCGCGGCGCTGGGCTCCGAGGCCGAAGCCATCGTTCTCCACTTTGAAGAAGGCGATGGTATCGGCAGCCTTCGCGAGGGATTTGTCGAGCATGAGAATGCTGGTCTTCACCCCGGAGTAGGGATTGAAACAGCCCGCCGGGAGCGAGACGACGGCGACGAGGGATTTTTCGACGAGCATTTGCCGCAGCGCTTTGTAGGCGGTCTGGCTCTGGAAGATGATGCCCTCGGGGACGATGATGCCGGCGCGACCGGTGGGCGTGAGGTGCTCGGCCATGTAGTCCACAAAAAGGACTTCGCTGCGCTTGGCCTTGATGGAGAATCGCTTGTGGGGCTTGATGCCGCCTTTCGGAGACATGAACGGTGGGTTGGCGAGAATGACGTCGGCGAATTCGTTCCAGCGCTCCTCGGAGGTGAGGGTGTCGTATTCGTAGATGTGCGGATCGGTGAAGCCGTGGAGGTAGAGATTCACCAGGGAGAGGCGCACCATGTCGGGCGAGATGTCGTAGCCCTTAAAGTTTTTGGCGAGGCGGCCCTTTTCGTCGGGAGTGAGTTTGCTGTGACCCTTGGCGTCGGTGTTGGTGCGGAGGATGTGCTTGTAGGCGGAAATGAGGAATCCGGCCGTGCCGCAGGCGGGGTCGAGGATGGTCTCCCCTTTCTGCGGAGCGACGACCTCGACCATGAAATCAATGATGTGGCGCGGGGTGCGGAACTGGCCGGCATCGCCCTGCGAGCCGAGGACACTGAGCAGATACTCGAAGGCGTCGCCGAGGCGTTCGCTGTGGTCGTAGCTGAACTCGTCGATGATCTTGAGGAAGGCTTTGAGCGTCTCGGGGTCGCGGTAAGGGAGGTAGGCGTTTTTGAAGATGTCGCGGAAGAGCGGCGGGATGCCGGGGTTCTCCGGCATCTTCGAAATGCCTTCGCCGTAGAGGCCGAGCATCTCGTGGCCGCCGAGCGATGGCGCCATGAGCTTGGCCCAGCCGTAGCGGGCAAAGTCGCCGGTGAAGAACTTACGCTTGCCGCCGAGTTCCTCGGACTCGGCGTCCATGTCGTCCATGAACTTGTAGATGAGGGCGATGGTGATCTGCTCGACCTGGGATTTGGGGTCGGGAACTTTGCCGACGAGGATGTCGCGGGCGGTGTCGATGCGGCGTTTGGTATCGGTGTCTAACATGGTTCTCCTTTATGCGGCAAACTGGTTCAAGGAGACGTAGTCCTTGACGTATTCAGGCACGAGCACGCGGTACTTCTCGGGAACGGACCTGAAGTCACGGGTGGAAAACGCGGGGTTAGTGGCCAGGTCGGTAAATTGTTTGCTTTCGATGATGTGGCGCACCTGGTCGCTGGTGATGTAGGCCTTAAAGTAGGTCTTGATGGCCGGAATGGCTTCAGCTTCGTCGGGTTTGTAGTCGGCGACGAACTTGGCAAACTCTTCTTCCAGCAGTTCATCCTTGGACTTGAAGTGCGGAATGAGGCCGAAGATTCTTTCGAGGATCTCGCGCAGTGTGATGCGGCGGTCGACGGCGGCGGCTTTGCGCAGCTTGTCGAGAGTGTAGTACTCCTCGGGTTTGTTGAAGAGTTCGTGGTTGACATAGTCGATAACGCGGTCCCATTGTCCGGCTTCGACGGCAGAGGTGACGATGTCATTGGCGCGGATGACGTCTTCGAACTTTTCGAAGAACATGCGGTCGATCTTCATGCCCTCGTGGCCGATGGTCTCTTCCTTGATCATCGAGAGGATATCGGCACCGAGGTGCTCATACGTGCCGCCCACGACCACCAGGCCTTGGCCTTCCCCCTCGTCGCCGCTCTTCCCTTTGGGCGGAGGGAGCTTCAGCACTTCGTCGTAGTTGAACTCTTCCTCAAAGTATTCGCAGTTGGCGAAGAAGTCGAAGAGCTTGAAGGCCTTTTTTAACGGGTGCTGCACGACGTCCTTGAGGTTGTCATCGAAGAGCAGCTCGCGGAAGTCGTGTTTGCGGGTGCCGCGTCCCTTGATCTGGATAAAGTCGGTCGGCGAAAAGATCGGGCGGAAAAGACCGAGGTTGAGGATGTCGGTGCAGTCGTAGCCGGTGGTCATCATGCCTACCGTCACGCAGATACGCGCCTTGCTGGTCTTGTAGGCGGGAATGAAGTTGCCCGAGCCGAGCAGGTTGTTGTTGCTGAAGTTGATGGTGAACTGCTGGGCATCGGGTATCTGGGAGGTCACCTGCACGGCGAAGTCGGATTGGTACTTGCCGGGGAACATGCGGTCGGCCATCTGATTGAGAATCTGCGCCAGTTTGGCGGCGTGGTTCTGGCTGACGGCAAAGATGATGGATTTGCCGATTTCACCGCTGACCGGGTCGCGCAGGGCGTTCTCCAGGAACGTTTTGCACAGGAGCTGGTTGGTGGCGTCCGCGAAGAAACGCCTCTCGAACTCGCGTTGCTTGAAGGCCTGCTGTTGATCCTCGCCGGTATCATCGGTAAATGAGACGACGAAGCCTTCTTCGGAAAGCAGCGTGGTGGTGACCTCGGTGCGGGCGTCCACCACAGTGGGGTTGATCAGGAAGCCCTCCTTCACGCCATCGATCAAGGAGTAGCGGAAGGTCGGCTGGCTGTTCTCGCAGCCGAAGGTGCGGTAGGTGTCGAGCAGCAGGCGGCGTTCGGCCTCGCGCGGGTCGCGGGTGCCCGGCCTTGAGCTGTCGAACCGGCGGAGGTAATCGCGCGGCGTGGCCGTGAGGCCTAGCTTGTAGCCGATGAAGTAGTCGAACACGGCTCGGGCGTTGCCACCGATCGAGCGGTGCGCTTCGTCGGAGATGACAAGATCGAAGTCAGTCGGTGAGAAGAGCTTCTGGTACTTGTTGTTGAAGAGCAGGGATTGCACGGTGGTGACGACAATCTCCGCGCGTCGCCAGTCAT includes these proteins:
- a CDS encoding ATP-binding protein, translated to MSKLNIDEAFPKGLLRPELFLGVTSSVTARTVGVNLSEAGQPSGSHFAGGRYGRGEVGEFVLIEGQQSLLLGRIAEIHLREPERRSIRRDFVGNSDLDALGQIQLLGCVSMDDLLVTAGVDTYPRLGDRIYAAPHRFIALLPRLMEHTEDDREPVVLNLGAIDVAQDSLVSVKPERLFGRHCAILGATGGGKSWTTARIIEECIRYKAKLILIDATGEYRDFTGDGVLHCHLDELVEKETRSVSCSLPPTSFLESDFVALFEPAGKVQGPKMRAAMRSLRLAGIQPKLATNGFIRKHGQPKQPLTDAELDPATSSLLDNPRQPFNVSHLVQQIEQECVWPNGGTYRAPDPTRWGGPDEGSYANCLSLFARINGVLTSPAFQCVFQANTEPSLTAKIDTFISGSDKLLRICLSGIAYEFHAREIIANVIGRHLLTQARGGAFQRRPTVVFVDEAHNFLGRQIGAEDYAAKLDAFELIAKEGRKYGLSICLASQRPRDITEGVLSQMGTLIVHRLTNDRDREVVERACGEIDRAASAFLPNLRPGEAAIIGTDFPIPLTIQIHEPATKPKSHGPDFQRLWAIELDPTKA
- a CDS encoding SIR2 family protein, with product MTTPEPKAAASSFRAPGASDWRELVAEIADDKEQQEKARTAKDELKNVLLASLQMQHLVILAGSGCSRSAGGPSMQDLWNGAVGAEPTVCATETAGKVNHDLKDQNIEAFLSRVEAFLQVEDNEDVSEFLSSSKQVILDKCSAFLDADKLGAYKVFLHRLSRRRVRDQRLQVFTTNYDLCFERAAAELGGVALDGFSFTAPRRYDPRFFGYDIIRRPRSGDDLGHYLEGVFLLYKLHGSVNWARGEEGTIYEKDKPTPAEACLIYPARGKYQQSFVQPHLESMAQYLAAIREPNTCLLAVGFGFNDDHLAEPLLAAAQSNPHLRLIIVDKEAHTRVKEAADSRFWKTFAELGGRGEDVWFIKASFGDFAQMVPDLKSLTPADTLMKAIKGVTREL
- a CDS encoding N-6 DNA methylase — its product is MLDTDTKRRIDTARDILVGKVPDPKSQVEQITIALIYKFMDDMDAESEELGGKRKFFTGDFARYGWAKLMAPSLGGHEMLGLYGEGISKMPENPGIPPLFRDIFKNAYLPYRDPETLKAFLKIIDEFSYDHSERLGDAFEYLLSVLGSQGDAGQFRTPRHIIDFMVEVVAPQKGETILDPACGTAGFLISAYKHILRTNTDAKGHSKLTPDEKGRLAKNFKGYDISPDMVRLSLVNLYLHGFTDPHIYEYDTLTSEERWNEFADVILANPPFMSPKGGIKPHKRFSIKAKRSEVLFVDYMAEHLTPTGRAGIIVPEGIIFQSQTAYKALRQMLVEKSLVAVVSLPAGCFNPYSGVKTSILMLDKSLAKAADTIAFFKVENDGFGLGAQRRAIEKNDLPQVQAELAAYLQALRSKASTESILSLPSTAQIVPKEKIAANGDYNLSGERYREGAVATSSYPFVPLSEVARVKNGFAFKSEEYVDKGLRVMRIKNVQKGEVIDDDPKFMALERRMEFADYTLKAGDILMSLTGNVGRVGRLKHEHEPAVLNQRVAHVEPISGASCLPEYLFAILNTETFEADAIAGSSGVAQANLSSKWVGNYQIPLPPLEVQKEIVAEIAGYQKVINGARELIARFEHKIQATLSRIWGEETGGTPK
- a CDS encoding DEAD/DEAH box helicase family protein gives rise to the protein MPDKEATARIKINKLLEAAGWRFFQEGTAPANIRLEPSVTIKTSDLDAFGDNFEKTTKGFVDFLLLDAKGFPLLVLEAKAENKNPLVGKEQARKYAKSQNCRFVILSNGNLHYFWDLERGNPYVITSFPTPDSVTGYQKVTPNPQRLIEEQVGEDYIVRTQRPNYQSEAGWRNDAERPGYIQTNKLRFLRPYQLKAIQSLQAAVGDGKDRFLFEMATGTGKTMTAAAVIKLFLRSGNVRRVLFLVDRLELEDQAKKAFAAVLSADFQTVIYKENRDDWRRAEIVVTTVQSLLFNNKYQKLFSPTDFDLVISDEAHRSIGGNARAVFDYFIGYKLGLTATPRDYLRRFDSSRPGTRDPREAERRLLLDTYRTFGCENSQPTFRYSLIDGVKEGFLINPTVVDARTEVTTTLLSEEGFVVSFTDDTGEDQQQAFKQREFERRFFADATNQLLCKTFLENALRDPVSGEIGKSIIFAVSQNHAAKLAQILNQMADRMFPGKYQSDFAVQVTSQIPDAQQFTINFSNNNLLGSGNFIPAYKTSKARICVTVGMMTTGYDCTDILNLGLFRPIFSPTDFIQIKGRGTRKHDFRELLFDDNLKDVVQHPLKKAFKLFDFFANCEYFEEEFNYDEVLKLPPPKGKSGDEGEGQGLVVVGGTYEHLGADILSMIKEETIGHEGMKIDRMFFEKFEDVIRANDIVTSAVEAGQWDRVIDYVNHELFNKPEEYYTLDKLRKAAAVDRRITLREILERIFGLIPHFKSKDELLEEEFAKFVADYKPDEAEAIPAIKTYFKAYITSDQVRHIIESKQFTDLATNPAFSTRDFRSVPEKYRVLVPEYVKDYVSLNQFAA